The window cACGTATTCTTGTTCCTTGTcatcaggaatttttcgtgttcacagAAGCATGCAAGGCTTACAAGAACCTTATTACACTCTCTGTCGTACAAGAACCTGAAGTGCTTTGCGAATTCAGGTTCTTGTAAGTCTTTCTCTCATTCTCCTCATTACACTCTCTTGCAAATTCAGGTTCTCATTCTCCTCATtactctctctctgtttttctctccttcctaaatatttttcttaaataaattttcaaatagaAGTTCCTTCTTTTGTTCTTCAAAGATTCAACGAACTTCCATCACAACCACTAGATCAAGTCATACGTTTTAGAAGGCACACTGTAAATAGATTGTAACATATAAAAGATAAAAGTAAAGAACTAACAGCTAGCTCTATCTTTCTCTCCTTATCattgtttaattagttaaattttACAGTTACGGGAAAACCATTACTCGATGAGGAATCCGTTACCCGACAGATTCTGTTATGGGGAATACCCGTTCGGGTTTTTTACGATTTCGGGTACGGGGAAAACAAACGAGTTCGGTTATGGGGATGGCACATCCGAACCTAATCCGCCCTATTGCTATCCCTAGTTATGAGAGGCTTGAGGAACTAGCAACACATCATTGAGTTTAAAAGTAGCATTGGTTGTACGAAGTAAAGTAAATCTAGTATGTGAAATGCACAGACCTTTACCATCTTCGACAAAGAGTTGTTCACTGGCAATGTAGGGGATATCAGAATTGAGAGAAGCTAGATTGGGAGTGACATGATGAGAAGCACCACTGTCAGCCAGCCAATAACTCGGGGGAGGAGAAGTTGCAGCAGTCATGCCTATGGGTGATCCAAGTTGAGACCTCTGAGAAGCAATTTGAGAAAGTCTGTTACAAGTAAAAGTCTCGTGACCAAATTGAAGGCATAATTGGCATTGAAGATTACGGCCAGATAGAAATGAGGATTGTCTTGAATTAGAATTATTATTGATTGCACCAGAGAAGTTGATTTTAGAAGAGGAACCAGGTCCAGGTCCAAGAATGCTCCCTGAGTTGTTGTTACGATTCTAATTGGCACCAAAATTACGATTCTGATTAAAGCGATTTTGATTGGAGAATTGACCACGATAATTACCTTTGTAGGAATGAGGGACAAAAGAACCTTGATGGGCAACAAAGGAATGAAAAGGTGTAGTAGATAAAGAAGCCCTGGTCTTGTGCTTTTGAAGAGAAATTTCCTTACTGAGAAGCCTGCCATGCAATTCATCAGTGTTTACTGATTCAGTTTTTGTTTCAATCAAATCAATGAAAGACTCATAGTTATCAAAGAGACCAGAAAATGTATACTCAACCAGATCAGACTCGGAGATTAGATCATCAGCTGCAGCTAGCTTGTCAATAATCTCTTTGAGATAGTTGGGATAATCGGACATTGAAGAATCTCCTTTTTGAATAGTTTGAATCTTTGAACGCAAACTGTGAACATGAGTGAGAGAGGCACCAGCAAAGTGATGTTCAAGAGATTGCCAGAAAGATCCGGAATCATCCATACCAACCGTAAGAGGGAGAAGATCTTCAGAAAACGTCGAGTTAAtccaaatcatcaaaatttGATCTCGTTCACACCAAAGATCAAACGCCAGATTAGGAACTCGAGATCCAGACGAATCACTCACAAGAGGAGGCAGACAAAGATTAGTACCATTAACAAGCCCTAAAAGCTTGAATCGCTTCAGAACAAGAATGAACAAGCTACGCCAAGTGATGTAATTCTGACGGTTAAGTTTGGTCGGTATCATGCTAGTGATATTCTGAACAGTGATTGAAGCGATGGAGGTAACAGACGGATGAGAAACATCACCTGGAGAATCGGATGAAGCAGCTGGAAAAGAAGAATTTGCAGAATTCGAAGCAGTCGCCatagaaattccaaaaaagtGGACAAAAAATTGGTGAAATTAGGGCAAGAATcgaagaatttgagagagatagGACCTGTTtgggaagagagaaaattgTTTAAGGCGATGGAAGAGGTGGATCGAAGTCGATGGGCAAAGGCGAAGATACCATGTAGAAACTCAAGATTCTGAGAGAAAACtgaaggtagagagagagagaaattgtaAAGAGAGAAAGTAATTGAAGTTGTGTATTTTCATATATCCAAATGAATGAGTACACATGTATAAATACCTTACAATATTGGATGAGTCACCATAACAACTAACAAACTCTAACAAATTCTATGAGATAACAATCCTATCTTAATAGCCAAGCAAAGATTTAATCTGGTGGACCTTTTTTATCCTTAACAGTGCTGTTTAATATATTGTTGGATTCAACTTCGAATGTTCGAGGcttgatttctacttgttattTAATCCTTTAAGTCACGAATCtaatttttctgtttatttttaagttttgcaTTGCCTTATCAATTTGTAATTTTCATCTGAAACGAGTTATAAGATTGATATTCTTATTTTCCATGTATAAGCTTCAGATGATAAACTTCTTAAGTGCACTTAAAAGTGAACATAATATTTCTTATGATGTTAAACTTCAAAAattgctaattaattttttaataacatgatttttttattcatgCTAGTAACTTACCACGAATCCTTAAAATAATCACGTTTAACACTCAACAATGGGATATCGACTGGATTTTTATTTTGGGttcataaaataattgaaattaaaaaaaaaaaaaaaaaaaaaagattgtgtAATCActattcaaaacttcaaaatcattaTCCATCTAtcaaaaaaaccttattttatttatgagaACGTTTTAGGGTTTTATCTAGAATAGAAGATAGGAGAAGATTGCCTGGTAATAAAGGTTTTGATTATTGAGCGTGAGTTTATTAATAGGattagttttattgttaattttattttgtacttaaaagtaattatgtaataggaataaaaatacacttcaaattttgtaattatctgtcacatcccggcccggggcggaacacttcccgggcccactccaccaccgtagcacgatattgtccgctttgggccccgaccacgccctcacggctttgtttctgggaactcacacgagaactgcctgatgggtcacccatcctgggagtgctcttgtgcgctactcgcttaacttcggagttcccatggaacccaaagctagtgagctcccaaaaggcctcgtgctaggcagggatgggaatatacatataaggatcactcccctgggcgatgtgagatgttacaatccaccccccttaggggcccgacgtcctcgtcggcacaccacagccagggttaggctttgataccaaattgtcacatcccagcccgggggagaccacttcccgggcccgcaccaccaccgtagcacgatattgtccgctttgggccccgaccacaccttcacggttttgtttctgggaactcacacgagaacttcctgatgggtcacctatcctgggagtgctctcgtgcgctactcgcttaacttcggagttcccatggaacccaaagccagtgagctcccaaaaggtctcgtgctaggtagggatgagaatatacatataaggatcactcccctggacgatgtgagatgttacattaTCGAATTCACAACCATTTTATTTCTtaccttagtgtaaatatatcttttttgtttttaaaatgacttttttttaactcttccaaatatttttttttcgaacttttaaatatatgatttgacttgtgtttatagaaaaaaaaattttaatttattatcgttttgtaaatttaaatttcaaaatctgTATAgtaaattgataaattttaaaattaaactcATTTAATAAAACTATGTAAATGGATAAGCATTTCCACCactaaagaaaaaggaaaaaaaattattttcgaATTCTTCCCTTCTAATCTATCAAGTTCAGGGATCtgaaccattgaaatttgatccaacggttacaaacaggacctactttaaaaattataataactttagccgtttgattaaattttaataaccGAAAGGTTGCATTTAATTGATTAGGAGAGGGGGATTTGGAGATATCCTTTTCCATAGAAAAAAAACACCCTAATCAACAATGTGCGTCAtggaaaaacataaaacaaaagaattgtCTACCTTCCTGGAAATTAGTTTTCGTTGATTATTCAGCCCCCACCCCAATCCACCACCACTGCcacttgctctctctctctgcaaaatTCATACTTCCacagaatttgagagagagagagagagagagagagagagaatatgaACCCAGCAAGGCCTCCTCCAGCACCCAAAAAGGAGGTACAACTCCAAGGTCCACGCCCTTCCCCTCTCAAAGTCAACAAAGACTCCATCAAGATCAAGAAGCCACCGCCGCACCCACACCCGCATCCAGCATCCACCCAGCATCGACCTCCAGCTCCACCTCCACAGCCGGTGGTGATCTACTCAGTGTCTCCCAAGGTCATCCACACCACTGAAAACGAGTTCATGTCCTTGATCCAACGCCTAACCGGCCCTTCCACCCCTTCGCCCTCCCCCTCCCCCGACGGCCTCTCGCCGGCTGCAAGACTCGCCTCCGTACACAAAACAAGCCCTAATTCAACCTCAGGCCACAACAAGCCCGTGACCACCACCACTAGTATCAGTACTAGTACTGATGACGACTTCATGGCAAGTATTTTCAATATTCCTGAAGATCAAGGAGGCGGCGGCGGCAGCGGAGGGTCAGTGCAACTTGATGAAATGGGTCAGTTTCCGGGAATATTGTCTGCGCCGCCAGCGTCTCTGCCGGCGGTAACAAGTGAGTTCTTCTCACAGCATCATCAGCATGACGTCATAAGCAGCCCAATGTTGAACAGTTGGATGGGGATGGCTTTTAGCCCTGGTCCGTCTTCGGCTATGATTTCTCCCAGTCCTTGCTCATGGGACCTCTTTAACAATTTCTTGCACAACTTTTAACAATTCAACATTTGCTGCCCAGTCCCCGGttagatttttctttctttttggtgtATTGCCTTCTATGTTTCTTAGTATTTACCTTCTGCCTTTTACATTTTAGCCATGGTTATTAATTTGTTACCCTGAGCCTGAGTCTTTGTAATCATTTTGTAATTTAGGAGTTTTACTTATTAACTGCTATGGTAATTATTCATTTCCGACATGGATTAGCTACATTGACCAGAACGAATGTGTTCTGTTATAGAATTCAGTTTCAACTTTGCTTAGTTTCTGTAAAACTATCACTATAAATAGTGGATTTCCCTCGTGATTCCCCCCTCCCATTATTGAAGAGTTTGTGGTTTTTTCAATACAttcgatattatttatactaaaaggTGAAAAAACAAGAGGCTAAACTGACAATATGTTAGCTATATTAATTTGATTTGAGTTCGATCAAACTTAAGACttcttatttacaagtgaagataaataccACTCGACCGTAATATTAAGTAGAATTAGTACTTGACTATTGTAGAATTAAATGTTGAATATCGCTGGTAAAAATATGAAATCTAAAATATCGCTAATGGACTTAAAATACTAGTATAGCATTAACGGGAAATTGGGAAGGCTAGGTTGTGTTTTTGTCCCCATTCAATTTTGTTCTtacaagaaaaactagttaggcTTGCCCACTCTCCTACTTTTTTAATATAGATcttatcgtttgttaaaaaataaaaaataaataaataaaaaccagttATTTCTCAATATCGTCCATTGCTATGTACGAATGTATACATATACGTAGAAACGTATGTACGGACATTTGTTGTGAGTTTCATGCAACGTCGTCCCCTTTTGTCAGCAGACACTTGTGAATTTGTACAACCAGATGAGAGGACATTAGAAAGCGTAATAATATAATAACGGCAGATACATGCCTACATTGACATATGATTAGATCATTAGAGACTGTgctcgtttggaagtacttttaaaataactgaaaaacaCTCACCAAAAATACTTTCGGTCATTATgaaaacactttcaaacgagcCCTAACTGTTCGAAATCTAAATCTATTAACAATTCTCAAAACCTCAAAACACTTGAGACCAAATGGAAGTTTCAACGTTCAAAATTTATTTACACTTAAAATGCTGAAGATCGTTcaccaaataaagaaaaagatgcCGAATGCTGGCAAAACATTGTATCCTCTGAAGTCATACTGTACTTCCCATGCTGCTCACTCTCGAATCATTTTGAACTTGTATTGTGACGCCCTTCGTACTTACAGCTTCAGCGGTAAACCACCCTCCTTACAAATTAACGTGCCAACCTTCTCCCCCTTTATCGCTTTTGAGATGTTACCGGGCTTGTTTAGATTGAACACAACAACTGCACAAGGGAAAGAAACAATAACAGCATGTTCAACTTAGTTGTGTGGCTGCAATATATACATGCCAATATCAATCTAAATGGCACTAaatgttttaggttttaggtacTTGTCTAAACATACCAGGAATTTTGTTTGTCTGGCATAAGGTAATGGCAGTCATGTCCATTACTGAAAGATCTTTTGCCATCACCTCTTGATATGTTAGATTCTCAAGAAGACGGGCATTCGGGTCACACCTTGGATCGTTGTCGTAAACCCCGTCAACATTTGTTGCTTTCAGCACAACCTCTGCATTGACTACATCCACAATTGAAAGTAAAATGATAAGTttgaagcaaaagaaaaaattcataACCCCCACAAACATTCGACACTTTTAGCATAACCTCTGCACTGACTCGACCAATCATTGACATTTTCCACCATCGACAAGTTGCAATTCAGTAAATTTAGGACTATAAGGGTGCCACAGTGAAGATTAATACGAGAAGACTTGATATTTAATCAGCGCCTTTGGCAGAATTCtgaaaattttggaatattCTAAATTACCGATTTTGAACCATACCAAGACCTCTCATAAAGATATCATGTAGTCTCTATAAGCAAAGGTAGATACTACTTACTTTCTGCACCACGAAGTGCTGCAGCAGTATCTGTGGTGAAGAACGGATTTCCAGTTCCAGCTGCAAAGATCACTACCCTCCCCTTTTCCAAATGCCTTACAGCTCTTCGACGTATATAAGGCTCTGCAACCTCAGACATGCGAAAAGCAGTCTGCACTCGAGTAGGGATGCCGATACTTTCCATTGTTGCTTGAAGAAATATTGAGTTCATGACAGTTGCCAGCATCctgaaaaattgaataaaaagtaCATATCAAATAACAAAGCAAAAAGCTACATACTTGTAAAGTAAAAATTTGAGTCGTAATGTATAATACTTCCTCCAAAACCTCAATTTTCATTTCCCTAAGTATATGCATGCGACAGTTACTTAAGGGCAGATTCCTCAGCTTTCCCATTTGAACCTCATGCCACAACACTTTTCCTTTAATCCAACATTTTACAGTTGGAAATGTTTAATATTGGAAAACTAAAGGTAAAAGAGCGAGGATCCACATGATGTGCTAAATGCAATATAGCCCACATTTTTGTACAGGCCTACAGGTATTGGTAAATGATGGAGAACAAGAATTCCTATTTCGGTATCTTCTTCAGTATTACAAAACAAAAGTACTGGTTACCATCAAGTATATTGCATTTGGACAGAAAAGCACCAAGGTCCATAACTTCGCCGACATTATGTTGCATCTAGAACTTCATCTTAATTTTATGTTTCTCATATCACATATCAAGTTACATTGAAAAACCAACTACTCGGAACACAAAATATCCCAAGTCCAAGGTCCACCTCATGTGATAATATACAAGAGGAAAACGAATTTATGAGACGTGAAATGAACCAGATCCAGAATAAAGTAATCACCCAATGAGAGGAATTATGTAAAAATACAACTAGAAAAAAGTCTACACAGGTGACATCAAACAACATTCAGTCAATCCCAATAAAAGGATTTTACCCGATGTAATCAGCAGATGATTGGTCAAGACCGCTGCTTCCCACCCAAGAAGATCCACGGAAGATATTTCCCCCACCAACCACAATTGCAACCTGAAATACTTAACTAAGATTACTAACACAATAAACTATGTTGAGCACTTTTGGATTTCAGaagtaaaaaaaatctcattagTAAAATCTGAAGCACTTTATGGAGATTATTAAACATTCAAACTATTCCTATTTCTGCCATCCTTACATCATGCTGGATATTTACAACACGACAACAAAGCTGTATCCTGCTACCCCTTTTGCCCTGAGCCTTCGTCTCATAATCACATCTTCTAACTGGAGCATTTGTAAGTCTTTGATTCACATGTCCAACTCACCTTAtccaattttctctcatcttatcttcaattgcagctattcctactttacctcggatatccttGTTCTTAATCTTGTCCTCTATCGTGTACCCTCCCATCCAacaaagcattctcatctccatTACACACATTTTTTTGCACATGTTGATGCTTAACCACCCAACATTCCGTGCCATAAAGCATTACtggataattaaataataaaaaaaacctaccCATTCTTATCATGGAGCATTACCCAGGCTACATGCATGTTAACCCCTACATAAATAATTCTTGAATACCCAATTTCACTATTTTTAACTTTATAAACGGGTTACAGTAATGATCAGAGGTATATAATATCATGAGAAGAATACAATGttttgtgtgtgtgcgcgcatgCCCTTGCCTTCATgtacaaaaaaggaaaaggtcATGTAAAGTACAGTTCTTTAATGTCAAGTGTTAAGCATTACCTCAATGCCAAGGCGAGTCACAGATGCAACCTCCCTTGCAATTTCCATTGTTACCTAATATTATTGAGGGGCAAACATTCAAGTTTCAGAAACCAACGAGAAGGATAACTATCACAGGATGATTTAAGAATTTATGAGACCTTTGGGTCAATGTTCTGTGTATGATCCCCGGCAAGTGCTTCTCCGCTTACTTTAAGCAAAACCCTTCGCCACTTATAAGATGGTCCAGACGAGCCATTCCCACTCATTGTCACCCCAAAGGGAGCCATAGATGACATTTGAGTATGACTGTCGAAAAGATATGAAGATAAAAAGTTAGATACTAGAGCAATGGAATCCAAACCATCAGTACAACACTAATACAAGGGAAAAAAAGAAGCATTTCCATTTTCTCACACAATTTGACAAACAACGAAGACAACTTTCTCACACCCCTTAATTTTTATCCCTGAGTACAAGAAGCTATGAAAAGCGAAAAAGGGGTGAAAGATCGACGGTTGAATAACAGACTTCTTATTATATATCCTACAAGAATGGATATTTCACAACAAAATCAAGTGTAAATGAGGAGCCATACTAATCAATTAAGGAACCGAACCACCTGCTGTAACTGAAATATCTGCATCTTGTCTACCGCAATCCGAATGCAGTCTGTAAATTGACATTCCCAAAATATACTTCTACATGTTGCCGACTGACTTAAGTATTGAAATACAACACCGGCAAATCCTCCTTAATGCAAGTGTGTTCTATGGTCAATTTTCATCCACACTTGCTATTTGATTAATAAACCCTACCAGTTACTAGTTTACTACCAGGAATAACAAGTAACTTATAACTACAGTCAGTTGATAACATATATTCAAGGGCTTCAGAAAACACTTAATTCAATTTCAATAAACACGTAATTACCCGTGATTCTGACAACAAAACTGAAATTAAGCGGCTAACCATTACAATTTAAAGTACAAACACAAGGAAAGTCATGTTCTTGTAGTGGCTATACCTGCGGCGGTTCACCGAGTCGGAACCGGAGCCCATTTCAGAAGATGAGCAGCTAACCGCCGCCAACCGCCCATGTGAGCGGTGATTACTCATCGACACGCCATCGTAAGCGCGCTTCAAGCAACTCACAAAcggacatgaaaacgaacaggaggtggtggaggaggaTACAGAGACAAAGGATGAGGGCGAAATTGCCGCCATCAGTAAGTCCTAGAGGCAAGCTCTTGTTGCTCAACAAAGATAATATGCCTCTCTACTGTTTTTCTCTCTTCATTTTATACAAACGGCACACGGCTGGAATGGAGAGTGTTTCCTAAACGACCCACTTAAGTAAAGTTAAAAACATTATTATCTCTTCAAAATTAGATTTATGACACCTATTAGTGTTTTGAAATAAATAATGTGGCAACCAAGTGACGGGCGACTGTAACTGTTGTATTTCAATTTATCTCTTGCATCTGGCTATAGTGCTAAATTTGcttcataaaataaaagaacCATACACTTAGTTGTAGAGCGAAGAATTTACGCCATCAACGAAAATTAATTACCAATTAAATAGAAAGCATTCATaattaatataagaaaaataggtgttcaaagaaaatgaaaagtaaGTGTCTAGAGaaaattaaatgcataaaatgtccccccccaaaaaaaaaggggttaaaTTACTTTTTTACCACCTCAATTTTGGGTTACATAACATACTCATATCtcaattttttgaatattttaatgTCATACATCAACTTACGAATTTGATGCAATGTCTAACTACATAGGATAATACTCGAACATGAGGGATGCATTTTCAAGGAATACAGCGGGaaaaagtgtttttccttaacCGCGATGTGGAACCAAGCACTCAGAGATGGAGGCAATCGAACTGGGCTAGTGGAAAAGAAGTGTAATGGTATGCGGAAAGGAACAAATGGTACAAGGCTCAACTGCAAGGGTCAATCATCATACCCACTAAAAAAAGATGAGTGGGATAGTTTTTGAAGAGTGGCCGCTCTAGAGGAGTTGTCATTTTAGTTTAGAGGCTAGCTAAGTGGTGTAGAAGTCCCACGTTAGCTGAACAAAGAGTAAAAGTGTTAGGAATATCAGACCATTCCTCCCTCCCTCACCCCTACCCATCCTGAGTGGGGGTGCAAGA of the Pyrus communis chromosome 1, drPyrComm1.1, whole genome shotgun sequence genome contains:
- the LOC137711050 gene encoding protein MKS1-like; translation: MNPARPPPAPKKEVQLQGPRPSPLKVNKDSIKIKKPPPHPHPHPASTQHRPPAPPPQPVVIYSVSPKVIHTTENEFMSLIQRLTGPSTPSPSPSPDGLSPAARLASVHKTSPNSTSGHNKPVTTTTSISTSTDDDFMASIFNIPEDQGGGGGSGGSVQLDEMGQFPGILSAPPASLPAVTSEFFSQHHQHDVISSPMLNSWMGMAFSPGPSSAMISPSPCSWDLFNNFLHNF
- the LOC137711042 gene encoding uridylate kinase PUMPKIN, chloroplastic, with protein sequence MAAISPSSFVSVSSSTTSCSFSCPFVSCLKRAYDGVSMSNHRSHGRLAAVSCSSSEMGSGSDSVNRRSHTQMSSMAPFGVTMSGNGSSGPSYKWRRVLLKVSGEALAGDHTQNIDPKVTMEIAREVASVTRLGIEVAIVVGGGNIFRGSSWVGSSGLDQSSADYIGMLATVMNSIFLQATMESIGIPTRVQTAFRMSEVAEPYIRRRAVRHLEKGRVVIFAAGTGNPFFTTDTAAALRGAEINAEVVLKATNVDGVYDNDPRCDPNARLLENLTYQEVMAKDLSVMDMTAITLCQTNKIPVVVFNLNKPGNISKAIKGEKVGTLICKEGGLPLKL